The following coding sequences are from one Formosa haliotis window:
- the typA gene encoding translational GTPase TypA — translation MANIKNIAIIAHVDHGKTTLVDKIMYHCQLFRENENTGDLILDNNDLERERGITITSKNVSVIYKDTKINIIDTPGHADFGGEVERVLNMADGVVLLVDAFEGPMPQTRFVLQKAIDLGLKPCVVVNKVDKENCTPDEVHEKVFDLMFELGAEEWQLDFPTVYGSAKNNWMSDDWKKQTDNIEPLLDMVIEHVPTPVFDEGTTQMLITSLDFSSFTGRIAIGRVQRGTIVEGQQIALVKRDGKVIKSRVKEVFVFEGLGRKKVQSVQTGDICALVGVEGFEIGDTIADLENPEGLKSIAIDEPTMSMLFTINDSPFFGKDGKFVTSRHIKDRLEKELEKNLALRLGETGSADKFMVFGRGVLHLSVLIETMRREGYELQIGQPQVIIREIDGVKCEPIEELTIDLPESVSGKAVEFVTMRKGEMLSMEAKGERMVCEFLIPSRGIIGLRNQLLTATAGEAIMAHRFKEYQPLKGAIPGRISGSLISMENGTAIPYSIDKLQDRGKFFVEPGESIYEGQVIGENSRQDDMAVNITKAKKQSNVRSSGADDKAKIVPAIKFSLEEALEYIQKDEYVEVTPNHLRLRKIYLTDVERKRNKIT, via the coding sequence ATGGCTAATATTAAAAACATTGCAATTATTGCACACGTAGATCACGGTAAGACTACTTTGGTAGATAAGATTATGTACCACTGTCAATTATTCCGTGAAAACGAAAATACAGGAGATTTAATCCTTGATAATAATGATTTAGAGCGTGAAAGAGGGATTACAATTACCTCTAAAAACGTTTCAGTTATTTATAAAGACACAAAAATTAATATCATTGATACCCCTGGTCACGCCGATTTTGGTGGTGAGGTAGAACGTGTATTAAACATGGCCGATGGTGTTGTGTTATTGGTAGATGCTTTTGAAGGCCCTATGCCACAAACACGTTTTGTATTACAAAAAGCGATCGATTTAGGTTTAAAACCATGTGTGGTTGTAAATAAAGTAGATAAAGAAAACTGTACTCCAGACGAGGTACATGAAAAAGTTTTCGATTTAATGTTTGAACTAGGTGCAGAAGAATGGCAGTTAGATTTTCCAACCGTTTATGGTTCGGCAAAAAATAACTGGATGAGCGATGACTGGAAAAAGCAAACAGACAATATCGAGCCGTTATTAGATATGGTAATCGAGCATGTGCCAACTCCTGTTTTCGATGAAGGAACAACGCAAATGTTAATTACTTCTTTAGACTTCTCTTCATTTACTGGTCGTATTGCCATTGGTAGAGTACAACGAGGAACTATAGTAGAAGGACAACAAATCGCGCTTGTTAAGCGAGATGGAAAAGTTATAAAAAGTAGAGTAAAAGAAGTATTTGTATTTGAAGGGCTTGGCCGTAAAAAAGTACAAAGTGTTCAAACTGGAGATATCTGTGCTTTAGTAGGTGTTGAAGGCTTTGAAATTGGTGATACTATTGCTGATTTAGAAAATCCTGAAGGATTAAAATCGATTGCAATTGATGAACCTACAATGAGTATGTTATTTACAATTAACGATTCGCCTTTCTTCGGAAAAGATGGAAAGTTTGTAACATCTCGTCATATAAAAGACCGTTTAGAAAAAGAATTAGAAAAAAACTTAGCGCTTCGTTTAGGCGAAACAGGTAGTGCAGATAAATTCATGGTATTTGGCCGTGGGGTATTACACTTATCGGTTTTAATTGAAACTATGCGTCGTGAAGGTTACGAATTACAAATTGGACAGCCACAAGTTATCATTAGAGAAATTGATGGTGTTAAATGTGAGCCAATAGAAGAGTTAACTATCGATCTTCCAGAATCTGTTTCTGGTAAAGCTGTAGAATTTGTAACTATGCGTAAAGGTGAAATGTTAAGCATGGAAGCAAAAGGAGAACGTATGGTTTGTGAGTTTTTAATTCCTTCTCGTGGTATTATTGGTTTACGTAACCAATTATTAACTGCTACAGCAGGAGAGGCTATTATGGCACACCGTTTTAAAGAATACCAACCGCTAAAAGGTGCAATCCCTGGACGTATTTCTGGATCTTTAATTTCTATGGAAAACGGAACAGCAATACCTTATTCTATCGATAAGTTACAAGATAGAGGTAAGTTCTTTGTAGAGCCAGGAGAAAGTATTTACGAAGGTCAGGTTATTGGAGAAAACTCTCGTCAAGACGATATGGCTGTAAATATTACTAAAGCTAAAAAGCAAAGTAACGTACGTAGTTCTGGAGCAGATGATAAAGCTAAAATTGTACCTGCAATTAAATTCTCTTTAGAAGAAGCTTTAGAATATATTCAAAAAGATGAGTATGTAGAGGTTACTCCAAATCACTTACGATTACGTAAAATTTATTTAACAGACGTAGAACGTAAGCGTAATAAAATCACCTAA
- a CDS encoding glycosyltransferase family 2 protein, whose amino-acid sequence MNIELTVVMPCLNEVETLAICIKKAQSFFETNHVVGEIIIADNGSTDGSITIAKQLNARVVHVNEKGYGNALKGGIEAANGIYIIMADADDSYDFSALLPFLTQLRAGYDLVVGNRFKGGIKKGAMPFLHKYLGNPVLSFIGKLFFKININDFHCGLRGFSKEAYKKMNLKTSGMEFASEMIVKSKLKNLKITEVPTILHPDGRSRKPHLNTWQDGWRHLRFLSLYSPNWLFLYPALFLMILGFISSALLIINPIQINHIILDIHTLLYTSSFVLIGFQFLVFYCLTKIYAVENDLLPKSQRYDRLFKYINLERGLVLGTLILIIGFVLSYYGLFLWKRTDFGDLNPTDTLRVVIPAVFTILLGIQVILFSLFFSILGLKNNS is encoded by the coding sequence ATGAATATTGAATTAACCGTTGTCATGCCGTGTTTAAATGAAGTAGAAACCTTAGCGATTTGTATTAAGAAGGCGCAATCTTTTTTCGAGACGAACCATGTTGTAGGTGAAATTATTATTGCCGATAATGGTAGTACAGACGGCTCCATCACTATTGCTAAACAACTTAATGCTCGAGTAGTACATGTTAATGAAAAAGGTTACGGGAACGCTTTAAAAGGTGGTATTGAGGCGGCTAACGGAATATATATTATTATGGCCGATGCGGATGATAGTTACGATTTCTCTGCCTTGTTACCTTTTTTAACACAATTACGAGCGGGTTACGATTTAGTAGTAGGAAATAGGTTTAAAGGCGGCATAAAAAAGGGGGCTATGCCTTTTCTTCATAAATACTTAGGAAATCCTGTGTTATCTTTTATAGGAAAATTATTCTTTAAAATTAACATTAACGATTTTCACTGCGGATTGAGAGGATTCTCTAAAGAGGCGTATAAAAAAATGAATCTAAAAACATCGGGGATGGAATTTGCTTCAGAAATGATAGTAAAGTCTAAATTAAAGAACTTAAAAATCACCGAAGTCCCTACTATACTTCATCCCGATGGCAGATCAAGAAAACCTCATCTTAATACCTGGCAAGACGGCTGGAGACACTTACGATTTTTATCGCTTTACAGTCCAAACTGGCTGTTTTTATATCCGGCCCTATTTTTAATGATTTTAGGTTTTATTAGCTCGGCACTCTTAATTATAAACCCCATCCAAATAAACCATATCATTTTAGATATTCATACCTTATTGTACACCTCGAGCTTTGTTTTAATTGGTTTTCAGTTTCTGGTATTTTATTGTCTAACAAAAATTTATGCTGTAGAAAACGATTTGCTACCTAAAAGCCAACGTTACGATAGATTGTTTAAATATATAAATCTGGAACGCGGTTTAGTATTGGGAACCCTTATTTTAATTATAGGTTTTGTTTTAAGCTACTATGGGCTGTTTTTATGGAAACGTACCGACTTTGGAGATTTGAATCCAACAGACACGCTTCGTGTTGTTATTCCAGCCGTATTTACAATTTTACTCGGGATTCAAGTTATTTTATTTAGCTTGTTTTTTAGTATACTAGGACTAAAGAACAACTCGTAA
- a CDS encoding DegT/DnrJ/EryC1/StrS family aminotransferase encodes MIKFLDLRKVNARFDTLFLEAFNAFQDSGHYILGKNVSAFETNFASYCGTKYAIGVGNGLDAISLIFKSYISLGKLQIGDEVLVPANTYIASILGVIQAGLKPVLVEPHIDSYNISTSAVESEITSKTKAILAVHLYGQLADMISLQQISKQHNLLLIEDAAQAHGAMLEDGRRAGNLADAAAFSFYPSKNLGALGDGGAVTTNDSALADTIKKLRNYGTTSKYVNQFPGVNSRLDEIQALFLNIKLKQLDRDNDVRRKIANRYLSNVKNNKIILPLCPDMNAHVFHLFVVRVAQREEFIAYAKQHRIETLIHYPIPPHKQEALQDFNSLTLPVTEQIHNTVVSLPISPVMTDQDVEYLIKVLNNY; translated from the coding sequence ATGATTAAGTTTTTAGATCTTCGGAAAGTTAATGCGCGTTTCGATACTTTGTTTTTAGAGGCTTTTAATGCGTTTCAAGATTCTGGACATTATATTTTAGGAAAAAATGTATCGGCTTTCGAAACAAATTTTGCATCGTATTGTGGTACCAAATATGCCATTGGTGTAGGAAATGGTTTAGATGCTATTTCGCTTATTTTTAAGAGTTATATAAGCCTTGGTAAATTGCAAATAGGCGACGAAGTACTTGTTCCTGCAAATACTTATATTGCTAGTATTTTAGGTGTAATTCAGGCCGGATTAAAACCGGTTTTGGTAGAACCTCATATAGATTCCTATAATATTTCTACATCAGCGGTAGAATCTGAAATTACGTCAAAAACAAAAGCGATTTTAGCGGTTCATTTATATGGGCAATTGGCCGATATGATTTCGCTTCAACAAATTTCAAAACAGCATAATCTATTACTTATAGAAGATGCAGCCCAGGCTCATGGTGCTATGTTAGAGGATGGAAGAAGAGCTGGGAATTTAGCAGATGCCGCGGCTTTTAGTTTTTATCCGAGTAAAAATTTAGGGGCTTTAGGCGATGGTGGTGCTGTAACAACCAATGATTCAGCGTTAGCAGATACAATAAAAAAGCTTCGAAATTACGGAACAACATCAAAATATGTGAATCAGTTTCCAGGCGTAAATTCCAGATTAGATGAAATTCAGGCCTTATTTCTAAACATAAAATTAAAGCAATTAGATCGCGATAATGACGTTCGTCGAAAAATTGCAAATCGATACCTTTCAAATGTTAAAAATAATAAAATAATACTACCTTTATGCCCAGATATGAATGCGCATGTGTTTCATCTTTTTGTAGTTCGGGTAGCTCAACGTGAAGAATTTATAGCATATGCAAAACAGCATCGTATTGAAACGTTAATCCATTACCCAATCCCTCCACATAAGCAAGAAGCGTTACAAGATTTTAATTCTTTAACCCTTCCGGTAACCGAGCAAATTCACAACACTGTTGTAAGTTTGCCCATAAGTCCTGTTATGACCGATCAAGATGTGGAGTATTTAATAAAAGTTTTAAATAACTATTGA
- a CDS encoding O-antigen translocase, with the protein MKKLINYINTNVLFKVASLNSASVITKIVTGFLTSKAIAIFIGPEGLALIGNLRNLVSSMQSFAILGMYNGVVKYIAEFKNNTVELSKTISTTFYLGFISTIIVSFFCYFNAEYINTLIFPTYNDYAYVIRVMAIALPFYSMNMFAFSIMNGFSKFKMLLVINIIGQILGSSITLILIYQNRIDGALVSIVIAESIIFLITLVGVVNQRSLIPLIRSSQVSFNYIKKLSSYSVMALFSAIILPLVAISIRSYIIDNIGYKEAGFWEAMIRISKYYLMFVSSLMSLYILPRFSEIDNIKEFRDEVFGFYKTIIPVFGLGLLVIFLLRRFIVAIVFTSEFKAVEDLFLWQLLGDFIKVLSIVISYQFLAKKMFWHYIITEAFSVLILYLTSIYFIDLYGVKGATIAHFVTYVMYYGLILLIFSSSLFGVLPEDELLNDQDDHDDDHDEKKDD; encoded by the coding sequence TTGAAAAAATTAATAAATTATATAAATACAAATGTTTTATTTAAGGTCGCGTCCTTAAATTCTGCTTCTGTAATTACTAAAATTGTAACGGGGTTCTTAACCTCAAAAGCCATTGCTATTTTTATTGGGCCAGAAGGTTTGGCTTTAATTGGAAACCTTAGAAACTTAGTGAGTTCTATGCAATCCTTTGCGATTTTAGGGATGTATAATGGGGTTGTAAAGTATATTGCCGAATTTAAAAACAATACAGTCGAGTTGAGTAAAACAATTTCGACCACGTTTTACCTGGGGTTTATTTCCACGATTATCGTCTCCTTTTTCTGTTATTTCAATGCAGAATATATTAACACTCTCATTTTTCCAACATATAATGACTATGCCTATGTAATTCGGGTCATGGCTATTGCTTTACCATTCTATTCTATGAATATGTTTGCATTTTCGATAATGAATGGATTTTCGAAGTTTAAAATGCTGTTGGTAATCAATATTATTGGTCAGATTCTGGGATCCTCGATCACCTTAATTTTAATCTATCAAAATAGAATTGACGGGGCTTTAGTGTCTATTGTAATTGCAGAATCTATCATCTTTTTAATCACTTTGGTAGGTGTTGTGAATCAGCGGAGTTTAATTCCGTTAATTCGCTCCAGTCAGGTGAGTTTTAATTATATTAAAAAACTGAGTTCCTATTCGGTTATGGCCTTATTTTCGGCTATTATTTTACCGTTAGTAGCAATTTCAATTCGGTCGTACATCATTGATAATATAGGTTATAAAGAAGCTGGATTTTGGGAGGCCATGATTCGAATTTCTAAGTATTACCTCATGTTTGTTAGCTCGCTCATGTCCCTTTATATTTTACCTCGTTTCTCTGAAATTGATAATATTAAGGAATTTAGAGATGAGGTTTTTGGTTTCTATAAAACCATTATTCCTGTTTTCGGTCTCGGATTATTGGTCATCTTTCTATTGCGAAGATTTATTGTCGCTATCGTTTTTACCAGTGAATTTAAAGCTGTTGAAGACTTGTTTTTATGGCAGCTTTTAGGTGATTTTATTAAGGTGCTTTCTATAGTAATTTCATATCAGTTTTTAGCCAAAAAGATGTTTTGGCATTACATTATTACTGAAGCATTTTCGGTTTTAATTTTGTATTTAACCAGTATCTATTTTATCGATTTATACGGGGTTAAAGGTGCTACCATTGCGCATTTTGTAACTTATGTTATGTATTATGGTTTAATCTTGCTTATTTTTAGTTCCTCATTATTTGGAGTTTTGCCGGAAGATGAGTTGTTAAATGACCAAGATGATCATGATGATGACCATGATGAAAAAAAGGATGATTAA
- a CDS encoding acyltransferase has translation MVIRGKGRVVFGENVQIGVINSPHYISSYGYIEPRLKDAVISIGDNTSINNGVSLVAEKNITIGKNVLMGYNCQVTDSNFHDLHPKKRLQPDNNPKAVKIGNNVFLGNNVTILKGVELGDNTVVGAASVVTKSFPENVILAGNPAKVIQKLSDIIID, from the coding sequence GTGGTTATTAGAGGAAAGGGACGCGTAGTTTTTGGTGAAAATGTTCAGATAGGGGTAATAAATTCTCCTCATTACATTTCTAGTTACGGGTATATAGAACCGCGTTTAAAGGATGCTGTAATTTCTATTGGTGATAATACAAGTATTAATAACGGAGTTAGTCTTGTGGCCGAAAAAAATATTACAATAGGAAAGAATGTGTTAATGGGATATAATTGTCAAGTTACAGATAGTAATTTTCACGATTTACATCCGAAAAAACGATTACAACCCGATAACAATCCGAAAGCAGTTAAAATTGGAAATAATGTGTTTTTGGGAAATAATGTTACAATACTAAAAGGCGTAGAACTTGGTGACAATACAGTCGTGGGAGCCGCTTCTGTTGTTACAAAAAGTTTTCCTGAAAATGTAATTCTTGCAGGGAATCCAGCCAAAGTTATACAGAAGCTAAGTGATATAATTATAGATTAA
- a CDS encoding glycosyltransferase family protein has translation MKILLIGEFSRLHNSLKEGLEQLGHEVIIIGTGDLFKKYPVDIDLTPKVSQYPLFKLVRKVGFKLSKFDLSDLEVYYNFNRILPTLKDFDVIQLINEDPLNIHPNLEIKLLKKLFKTHHRVFLLSCGDDFTSVSHYLTNTMRYSVLTPYLENKSLGKQFQYSLKYVSAPYKKLHDFLLKHCKGVIASDLDYHIPLANKSFYLGLIPNPINTDLIHFTPLKIDSKINIFLGVNTLSQAKKGIAFFKAALAIIAEKYPEQVDIHITENIPYAEYIKLYNNAHIVLDQVYAYDQGYNALEAMAKGKVVFTGAEQEWLDYYNLEENTVAINALPDVNYLVEKLSWLICNPDIILKISKNARTFIEKEHFYKTIAKNYLSTWEHI, from the coding sequence ATGAAAATACTTTTAATTGGAGAATTTAGCCGATTACATAATTCTTTAAAAGAAGGACTAGAACAATTAGGCCACGAGGTCATAATTATTGGTACGGGGGATTTGTTTAAAAAATATCCGGTAGACATTGATTTAACTCCAAAAGTATCGCAGTATCCCCTTTTTAAATTGGTTAGAAAAGTTGGTTTTAAGCTCTCCAAATTCGACCTTTCAGATTTAGAAGTTTACTATAATTTCAATCGTATTTTACCAACTTTAAAAGATTTCGATGTTATTCAACTTATTAATGAAGATCCCTTAAACATACATCCTAATTTAGAGATTAAACTTCTAAAAAAACTATTTAAAACACATCATCGCGTTTTTCTATTATCGTGTGGAGATGATTTTACAAGCGTTTCGCACTATCTTACTAACACCATGCGCTATTCAGTTTTGACGCCTTATCTGGAGAATAAATCGTTAGGCAAGCAATTTCAATATTCCCTAAAATATGTAAGTGCCCCGTATAAAAAATTACATGATTTTCTTTTAAAGCATTGTAAGGGAGTGATAGCTTCAGATCTAGATTATCATATTCCTCTTGCCAATAAATCTTTCTATTTAGGCCTAATTCCTAATCCTATAAATACCGATCTCATCCATTTCACTCCACTAAAAATAGATTCAAAAATCAATATTTTTTTAGGTGTAAACACCTTGTCTCAGGCAAAAAAAGGTATAGCATTTTTTAAGGCCGCCTTAGCTATTATAGCAGAAAAATATCCTGAACAAGTAGATATACATATTACAGAAAACATACCTTATGCCGAGTATATTAAACTATATAATAATGCCCACATTGTTTTAGACCAAGTGTATGCTTACGACCAAGGTTATAATGCTCTAGAGGCTATGGCGAAAGGAAAAGTAGTGTTTACCGGTGCCGAACAAGAATGGTTAGACTATTATAATTTAGAAGAAAACACGGTTGCTATTAACGCATTGCCAGACGTAAATTATCTGGTTGAAAAATTATCTTGGCTAATTTGCAATCCAGACATTATTCTAAAAATTTCTAAAAATGCTAGAACTTTTATAGAAAAAGAGCATTTCTATAAAACCATTGCAAAAAACTATTTAAGCACTTGGGAGCATATCTAA